A genomic region of Phocoena sinus isolate mPhoSin1 chromosome 18, mPhoSin1.pri, whole genome shotgun sequence contains the following coding sequences:
- the LOC116743221 gene encoding LOW QUALITY PROTEIN: transcription factor TFIIIB component B'' homolog (The sequence of the model RefSeq protein was modified relative to this genomic sequence to represent the inferred CDS: inserted 1 base in 1 codon), whose amino-acid sequence MFRRDRLSVKPNVRPGAGPRGSTAPNPQRERGAPRPPKPAAASVAKPAESTDVPXVDCGEAEPREKAPKSNDEKTDGGKDVEESSKSSSTVSQRRKRVSTTFSLVKPSVSVPSEPHPLSTVNQEAPRTHPVLTREKQPCSDRYRIYKAQKLRETLKEELRKEKKQWKNKYAVNESQRPPDRSKMTMRDFIYYLPDNNPMSSSLEQEKKTEKSLTPVQTREQEGKSTPDGEDNEEIEEEMDDGPLLVPQVKVAEDGSIILDEESLTVEVLRTKGPCVVEENDPIFECGSTTTYSSFRKNYYSKPWSNKETDMCFFSHQHGRN is encoded by the exons ATGTTCCGCAGGGACCGCCTTAGCGTGAAGCCCAATGTCAGGCCTGGAGCAGGCCCCAGGGGCTCCACCGCCCCCAATCCACAGCGTGAACGAGGGGCTCCCAGGCCGCCGAAGCCTGCAGCGGCCTCTGTCGCGAAGCCAGCGGAATCCACAGATGTGC CGGTGGATTGCGGGGAAGCGGAGCCCCGAGAAAAGGCTCCCAAGAGCAATGATGAAAAGACAGATGGTGGGAAGGATGTTGAAGAATCCAGTAAATCTTCCTCTACGGTTTCACAGAGAAGAAAGCGAGTATCAACTACTTTTAGTCTGGTTAAACCTAGTGTCAGTGTTCCTTCAGAACCTCATCCTTTGTCTACAGTTAATCAAGAAGCTCCACGGACACACCCTGTTCTAACAAGAGAGAAACAGCCATGCTCAGACAGATACCGAATATATAAAGCCCAGAAACTGAGAGAAACGTTAAAAGAAGaattgaggaaagagaagaagcaatggaaaaacaaatatgCTGTAAATGAAAGTCAGAGGCCACCAGATCGTTCCAAAATGACTATGAGAGATTTCATATATTACCTGCCAGATAACAATCCAATGAGTTCTTCACtggagcaagaaaagaaaactgaaaaatcattGACACCAGTCCAGACAAGAGAGCAAGAAGGTAAGAGTACTCCTGATGGTGAAgataatgaagaaatagaagaggAGATGGATGATGGGCCATTGCTGGTTCCTCAAGTAAAAGTGGCAGAAGATGGTTCTATTATTTTGGATGAAGAAAGTTTAACTGTAGAAGTTTTAAGGACGAAAGGCCCCTGTGTTGTTGAGGAAAATGACCCCATATTTGAGTGTGGTTCTACAACTACATACTCCAGCTTTAGGAAAAACTATTACTCTAAACCATGGTCAAATAAAGAAACAGATATGTGTTTTTTTAGCCATCAGCATGGTAGGAACTGA